AATGAGAGTATGTTCACCAAGTGCCAGTATTCTGTTGCCTTGGTCATTTGCAAAGCTAAGAAACTCGCAAGGATCTACCAACAGACTTGTTTGAACAGATTTACATGCTGGGACATGCACACGATCAAATCCCACCAGTTGTTTTTGTGGAGCACCTTGAATATTCTGAGGCACACGTGAGAATAACAGCAGAACATGGCTTCCATCCATGTCCCCATCGTTCGCGACATCGATATGAATGAAGAATTTAGACAAACTACAACTTGGCACTTCGTCAACAGGAATGTAACCAAGCCTACTGCGTTCTTGGGCAAGTATACTCCTTTTCCAATTAGATTTAGCAAGTGATAAACTCAATCTGTTTGGTGCAGATAATAGCTGCGAAGAGAAGCTTGTATAGCTCAATCCATGCCCAAATCCATATAGCGGATCTCCAGTGTAAAACCAATAGGTTCTTCCCGGATAACCATTCGCAGGATTAGATCTCATATTCATGTCAGTCATTGGCACTTTGGTGAATGACTCAAGGTACCAAGTGATGGGCAATTTTCCACCTGCATTTTATTTATCACAGCTTGTTCTCATTTTGCAAAAACAGAGACAAATAGCAATAAGTTTCCCCTTTTATACTCTTTCCTTTTCTAAACTAGGCTATGCTTCATTGGGGACTAAAACTCATTAACATATGAAACTAATTGCTATCAACTTCCAATATATGACATCTATACTAACCTGGGTTTTGATATCCAAAAACTATCTCGGAAAGTGCTTTGCCACCAGTCTCTCCAGGGTAAGCAACCCATAAGATACTAGCTACGTATAGCAAGATTAAATAAGAGGTATTGCACACGGGAATGATATATGAAATGAAAGGTTGGAAACAGAGCTGGAGATGAGCGCTAGCCAATGGTTAAGACTTCAGAAAGCACCTTAGCAATTACCAGTAATGCCTGCCAAAACCTAGGTATGTTTTCGGAGAATAATAAGAAGAGAGGAATTCCCTTTGTGTATGCGCGCCTCAAAAAAGTATAGTACTAATTCTTGGGTCTTTCTCAGCAAAGGATACATCAACAGGTCCACTACCAGTTAGAACCAAAATGATTGGTTTCTTACTTACAGCTGCAAGAGTGGTAACTAAGTTTGTTTGGTAACCTGGTAAGAGAAGACTATACCGGCCATGACCCTCTCTTTCCTGGGACAAATCCAACCCAGCCACAACAATTACATAATCAGCTTCTTTAGCAATAGAAATAGCATCCGGGAAACCAGCAGTGGAATTGCATCCTACGTCCAGGCAACCAGCTGCATGAAGTGTTCTATTTATATGACGGTGAAACCTCTCATGTATGCTCTTTAATTTGCATGGAAATCCTGTAAGATAACAAAGGACAATAAATTAAGCTAAACAATCCACTGGTTCAAAATGTTCCCTCTGCAATCAAGGAAGAATCgcattttttttcttgtggGCTGTTATTAGGTCATAAACAGTGATCGGTGATATAACAACAACtataacaacatacccagtgaaatcccacgaAGTGGGTtttgggagggtagagtgtacgcagaccttaccactaccccATGGAGGTAGAGGTTGTTTGATCGGTGATACAAGCAAAATATTAAGTCAACAGGGAATTGTCCAGAGTAACTATGAGAATGAAAAACTCATTTGGTGATATAGAATGGTTCCTGATCAGAATCCATTAATATTTCAGTTTATGGAATAATCTATTCCTAAGTAACCACAAATCCTTTTCCAGATCTATATTTAGCATCAACCTCAAAATTATATGCATCCACTTCGAGCATTTACCATGTTTGCaatgaaaacaaaatatatttctcttGGAATTTGCATaaagaaacaaaatatatttctatattttggatGTGACATTGGATTATTTTAGTGATGGAGGAGAGAACAAAGCATGCCATACTAAAGGATTTTGGATTTTCTAACCTGTGTAAGTACCACCCGGACTGCTCACATTTGCCATAGGACCGACTATAGCTAATGTAGAAATACTTCTCTTGTCCAATGGCAAGAACTTCTGATCATTTTTAAGAAGCACAATACCCTGCCTCGCTGCATCAAGGGCCAAATTCAAGTTATTAGAAGTGCAGACATCTTGAGGTCCAAATTTTGCAAACTGTCCCTTTGCAGGGTTTCCATCAAAAAGACCAAGCCGAAATTGAATAGAAAACAAGTATTGCAGTGCTCTGTCTAGGTCTTCTTCAAGCACATTCCCCTGCTGGAATGCAGATTTCATGTGCCGCAGCATGTATTTTCCACAGTTTATATTTGTTCCTGCCAAGAAAGTTGAATTAGATTTGGAAAAACAGGATAGAACATAGAATAACAAATTTGATGAGCCTGCCAGAAAACCTGCTTTAAGAGCAACAGCAACTGCCTCTTCTGGAGTTTTGGTGTAATTTTGGTATTCATATATAGTAGCCACAGAATCACAATCAGAGGTGATGTATCTGAAATTAAATCATTCAACAATTACGCATGCATTTGATGTAAATCTCATTTGAAAAAAGCCTCTCAAGTAGAAAACAAGAACGAATATTACCCATCAAACCCCCAGTCAGTTCGGACTTTATCTAAGAGCTCCTCATCTGCACATGTGGGTACTCCATTCACACTATTGCAGCTACACATCAAGCAACTGGCCTTACCTTGTTGGATACAACTACGAAAAGGTGGCTGAAACGTATCCTCCATATCCTGCTTGGTCACCTAATATGTAAAGTGATAAGGAAATTAACACTAgaaattatgaatttttcacAATTCCATAGTGTACATGGAATTCCTTGGTGTTTGTATTCACCATTACTTGAGCAACTTAATCTGGTTCCGACAAAACACAGATATTTTGAGGCCAGCCACAGCTCAAGTTGTAGGTGGTTAAGTGATATGCACAGACGTGTATACCAGCATCCATTATTCTCCAATAAAGAGAGGTGATATGTAAAGAGAATTCAGAACCAGAAATGGTAACAAAAACAAGTGACATAACCCTATGGTATATTACTCTCTGCCTCTGGCTGATCAAATGTGCAAGCATTTGTCTTGTAAATTGAACAATAAGAaacaagagaaaaacaaagattCTATATTGTCTTCCCAGCTAAATAGAAGCAAATTGAGATCAAGCATTGGCCTAATGAGtatgtacacagaccttaccactacctcatggggGTAGAGAGGTTGATTACAGACTCCAAGTTGAAATAACACGTCAATGAGTTTTTAGACAATCATTACCTTCTCACGCAGTTCTTCAAAACAAATTCGCTCATCTGCAGCATGTTGTAGATCACTAAAATTAGCATAATGTCCAATGAAGATAAATGCTAGAATCAAACAAAAGATCATAATCCTTGACTATATAATGCAAATAACTAAGTGCTACATAGTTATGcggaaattactttttttacgCGGCAAACAAATATTATACTATTTATGCGGAAGTTTATGTTGATTTATATTTGCTAATGCGTCCAACCAAACCATCCGTAAGAGAAATAAGTGTTTAAAATAAATGCATTATAAGGAATTAATGAGAAACCAAGAATGGCCATAATGGACTATGCAGAGGCCAAAATAGTCCTCACCAATCATAGCAGGTGTTGTGTTCGCCACAATCGGAATAAACTTCATATCAATCTGTTGGAGAACTTTGGCACTCTCCAGTCAGTTTTAATCTATGGTATCAGGAACCAATGGAATCACCAACAAAATGCAAGACACCAGAAGTGACATCGAGTGAAGTATCCCGATGCTTATGATTCTGTGTTCCAGTACCGCTCTGCATCTCATATTGGAAAAGGTAAAAGTTCATCGTCTTaacaaaatagagaagaagTCCCAAAAACATCGAAGATAAAGCTAAGGTACTCAATTGTAATCTTTGGACAGAAGTCCCTCCATTTTAGCCCAGAATATAAGAAACTGAGTTTTGTCGAtgcaaattctgaaaatttgatcaaaaaatGTCGGGAGGCATGACAATTTTATTACAAGATCAAAACATAAGCAAAATGGAATTTGAAAGAGACTATGTGGCCTAGGAGACTTAGAAAGGAACATTGTAAGCTCTAATGCTTTCATAATTTATAAGAATGTAGTCTAAGATAATCTTGAAACAGGGTGAAAGAAATGAAGCTGATTAACTGAAACATGTACTGGGAAAAGCCACCTCTTATTCAGGTTAGGAACAAATGGCAGGAATGGTTTACCTTCTTATTTCCTAAAACATGGATGTCATGAATAGTTTTCCAAATTAAGTTGGAAGTTAAGCTTCAAGGCCTTATAAATCAAAAAGAGAGAACCTCTAATATTATTGTCTTGTTACAGATGGTATTAGAACAAAAAAGCTCTTCCCTTAGAAGTTACAATTCATAATTCACTTGCTAAAATAAACccaattaaaacataaaatggACCTCTTAAGAGACAATGCGCACAAATGACACTTGAAAGGCTTAAACCCTCAAAAATCATTCTTGCTTTCAACAAGATGGAGCACAGAATGATGTAAACTGTGCTATTGATACCTCAGAATGGAATAAGTAGCCTGAGAAGAAGGGCTTGTCATGCTTTGATTTCCACATTTAGACGGACATATATCCTTCAGAGGGAGGaatatgaatgttgaagagaataaGCTAAAAAATGTAGTAAAAGGTTTGAGAATGTCGGTGAGCAACTAATCCTGAATTAACAACTACAATACTTTTCCCTTCTAAAAGACTGATTTTCAAATGGTTTATATGTACTTAACTTTTTGATGTGTAATATGACAGAGACAAGTTGAGAATGTTACCGCAAGAAGTGTGACAGATGTTGGATGCTTGTGAATCAGATTAAGTTCCTATTTTAACCAAAACATAAAACTTCACGCTCAGAATTAGGTTTAACTTTAATGAATGTTGCATAATTTACTGCAATGGAATTTCTGGTAAATGGCaattttatcaagttccatagaCTGGTTGTGTGATGAAAATCTAAACAAAGATCGTAACTTACCTGGTAAATGATCCTGAAGCTTGAGAATGGATGTTGCAGATTTAACCCCAGTTCTGAATTTGGTTCAGGCATGACCTGCAAAAGCATGGTCAAAGACTCAAATCAATGTTACCTATTACAAAGATTTTCAAGACTTCCCCACCAGCCAAACAACATAAGGCAAAGATAAACTCTATTTCACATTAGATGACCATAAACGTACCAACTCTTGCTTGGAATCAAGATAGGTTGTTCTCCTCTTTTGTCCAGAACTCCAGATAGGACCTGATAATTCACTAAGTTATAGACTCCAAGTTGAAATGACACATCAATGAATTTTTAGACAACCATGACCTTCTCACGCAGTTCTTTGAAATTAATTCTCTCATCTGCAGCATGCTGTAGAACATGACAATGAGTGTAATGGTCAACGCACAAAAATGCTAGAATCAAACCAAAGATCATAATCCTTGACTATATAAAAAGGGACGCACATTTATTTTGACATGGGCCTCAGTTTCTACATAAGAATATACTCTACCAGACGGTCACAAAGTGATGAAACAAAAGATAAAGCACCCTATATCACTCTCCTTTTCTTCAGTAATATCACATAATTGCAATACAAAAGAGTAAGACATTATTTGGTTAAAGTAGAGTCATGCAGGGAATGTTTATACGGTGATAATGATGTAAAAACTGTTATTTGGTAAATAATAACGTTGGGATTCTAGTGGTGAATAACAAATGAGTGATGCTATGCAAGGACTATCTACATAAAAGGTAATTTTTGCCTGTAAATACTCATGTCCTTGCATTGTTGACACGTTTTTCTTACTCCATATTCTAACCCACAAAAAATAATACGTAGATTCTCGCATAAGTCATGAGGATATTAATAATGAACAGTTAAATACCGCCAACCAAATGCAGCATTAGTGATGTCGAGCTTATTTCTTCTTATGCGGATAACGGAGTGATACATAGTTATGTAGATATTACTTTTACTTACACAACCagcaaatattatattatttatgcgGAAGTTTATGCTGAAATTTATATTTGCTAATGAGTCCAATCAAACGATCCCTAAGAGAAATAATCTTTTAAAGCAAATGCATTATAAGGAAATTCATGAGAAATCAAGAATGGCCATAATTGACTATGCAAAGGCCAGAATAGACCTGATCAATATAGCAAATGTTGTGTTCGCCACAATCGGAATAAACTTCTTATGTTGAACTTTGGAACCCTCCACGCAGTTTTTATCAATGGTATCAGGAACCAATGAATCACCAACAAAATGCAAGACGCCAGAAGTGACATTGAGTATAGTATCCTGATTCTTAAGATTCTCTGTTCCAATATCGCTCTCCATCTCATattagaaaaggtaaaaaaGTCCATCATCTTAACAAAATAGAGAAGTCACAAAAACATCTGAGATGTAGCTAAGCTACTCAACTGCAATCTCTAGGCGGAAGACCCTCCATTTTCTCacagaatctaagaaattttgagttttgttggtgcaaattctcaaaatttgaataaaagaTGTAAGGCATGACAATTCTATTACAAGATCAGAACATAAGCAAGATGGAATTAGAAAAAGATTATGTGGCCTAGGAGACTTAGCAAGAGACTTTGTAGTCTCTAATGCCTTCATAATTAATAAGAATGCAGTCTAAGAAAGCCTTGAAAAGTGGGTTTAAGAAATAAAGCTAATTAACTGAAACATGTGCACTAGCGAAATTAAGCTCTTATTTAGGTCAGGAACAAATGGCAGGATTGGTTAACCTTCTTTTGACTCCCCATTGCGTGTACTTGTGCACTCCCCTTGAGTTTGTAATTTGCTATTCTAGATGTTAAGAAGTTCCATTTCCACACTTGGCCTGAAGAGAGAAACATCAGGTTGTGTAAGTTACTAACATATTTGAGATAATATCCAAAAGAGAACTAATTCTCCCAAGAAATTTGATAATATTACCTTCATCAGAGAATACACCGTCACCACAACTTTGGGTGGAAGATTGATCACACTGATGGGACTACTGCCGTGGAAGCTCTGAGCAGATAGCTTTTGCAGAATGCTGCAGTCTCCTTACAGCTCTAGTTTCTGCACGGTGGAAAAGAACATTAATTAGTAGCACATATTTTCTGACATCGTTGATTATTAACACCAACAAGCAATCAAGGAAAAATTACCTGGCATTTTATGAAAGGGGTCGCACATAGCTTCTGGATTTCCAGTGTACACCAACAGTGCAATGAGCAATGGATCCATCAATTTGACCGAATTGAACTTTCAATCTGAAAAGAGGAATGTGGACTCAGGATCGTGCTTTTCAGAAGCACTTCCacacagaagattatgcaaagatCGAATCTCTCTCCTAACAGTGCACTCTCCAGTCCCTCTTTTTCTTGATCTCATAATTCACAGGTGTATATGAAAAGAGAAGCAGGGAATGGGATAGAAATAGATGAGGAGGAAACTTCAACAACTACATtcttaagagaaaagaaagcgATAAAACTACATGATGTCATAGCACTGAAATGCTTTCCACCATCTAATGCATAAGTAACTCTCTTCCACTAACGAAACCTTCCACAATTTGTttcctcccccccccccttcttTTAGGGAGGTAGGTAGGGAACTGTGCCTACAGGGAAGGGAATGTGGAGTGGACAAAGCCACATGTACAAATAACATTAAACAAAATGAATCCTAAGTGATGTTACATAAAAATGTTGATATCTCAATTGCTCTCACAGGCAAAGTTACTTTCAGTCCAAAGATTTGTGACAGTATCCTCAATAAAGAGAAGAACCACACACACCCACACACcccatctttttttttctttttgaggcGATAAGTCAAATCACTCCTCGCTTAACCTACTTATGGTACACAAAGTAGAAATTCTGAGCAGGAGATGACCAACACTTTTAACAAATAACATGGCATTGAAGTCAATAGCTTCCTATCCAGTACATAGCAAAATGTCTATAGAATCAGACGATGTAATCAGTTGAAACAAAATTCGGTAATCCTAAAAGTGCAACAGTTCTCAAGTTTCATCTAGTCCATGGTCTGCAGCCGAAAACTAAGAGGAACCAAATGCAGACCTCTGGTTACATGTGCTCCCATTTCCTCCattcatcaaagaaaaataagattGTCACTTCCTCGGAGCCTATTCTAGCTTTTCCTTAATCCCCTCATTCTAGTTAATGATTTAGTATTTATTAAAACTGTTAGAACATTAGAGTAGTGTTAAATGCTCAAATGAAGTTACTTCCTCTAAGATCCAAGtcattaatatatatttctctctttattttcttcaaagaagagaaaatatacTAACTCGGTGACTCTAACCTGAAGGGGGTATGTTGACACCTTTCGAAACAAAGGATACATAAAAAAGTATCCTCGAAAGCTCTTGAGTCTCTAGAATAATGCCAAAGATCAACAGCGTTAGCATATTTAATTGGTCAAAGTTGTTTGTCAAACCTCCACAGATGAAGAATGAAGATCAAACTAAACTTTTTGGTAGGGCTCAATTTTTTCTGAATAACAGAAAATTTTATTGTGAATTAGATGGCCCAGATTGACCTACAAGTTTGAAATTTCTGAGAATATGAGCCACCCCACTACCCTGATCCcactcaaaaatcaaaatacagCTGGATGTCACAATCTCCTAAAGATAGCAAGGCTCCAAGAAGATTGATGTAGCAAATATCTAGATTTATGAAAATTGAtgtaaatttgaaagaaaaaaaaagactgCAAAATCCATTTAAAGGGAAGCAGAAGCAAAAACCAGGAGTCTAAGTTCAAACATGAAGAGTTGTCAGCCTTAGAAGCAGAAAACACATTGTAATGAGAAATACAACAATACAATCAGTAAAACAAGTATGTATGACATGTCCTTGCTAACATTGGTCTGTTTGGTTTTGCAACCAAAAGAAGCTAGAAATGTTGTTTTGCATTGTTCTCCGATGATCAATGGGAGAGAGTATTTTGGACTTATCACATCTCTTTATCCATCAATCTGGACCTGTATACCTTCACAGCATCAGGACCTGAGATGTATCCTGAAAGCTTGAATGCACCAATGCTTGCATTCAATTTGTTAAGGGAACTCAGCTGAATCCCAAACCCACTGGACAACAAAGGCAGGGAGAAGGAGAAGCACGTGTGCAAAGCAGGTCATCCTCACTGCATGCAAATGAACAAAATCTAAGAAATCAGACAGGAAATATCCTTAAGTTATCAAATACAGACGTTTCGATATAAACAATTTTGAAGGAGACACTGGGATGCGCAAGGGCGATTCTTAGCAGAGGTGCTTTTGAAGAATGAAAACTCTCTTTGGACTTCAAGATTATATATGCAAAGCCAAAAGAACAATGAGATCAGAGTACAACTTTAGAAGTGAAGTAtgtaaatcaatattttttacttgtttGACATTAGAGAAAACTAGAAGTACTTGGAGTGCATTTGCTTCCTTCAAACTGGTTGGTTGCAAAATACATCACGAACAATgacttcaaaaagaaaaatcccAACAAATTCCCTTATTAGCAAACAACAGTCAAGTCAAGTCAACTCATGTATCAGGTAGGCTAATATAGAATTACCTATTGTACCAACATCTTGTCTACAATCATCAAATTCAAAGGTACAACCACTTGTTGTCCTGTAAATAATGGGAAGAACAAAGACCAAGTCAGTAGTTTTATACCTATCCTAATGGATACTATCAACTGAATCTCAAAAGAACTTTACCTTCAAAACCTTACGATATCCATTTGGCCTCCCGTGAGTTTTGGTAACAATTTCCAATAAAGAAACGTCAGACATAGAGCTCAAAGCCTCTCCTTTAAAGCCAAAGCTTGCTGGGAAAGCATACATATCATCTGAACGGCTGTATTTTGATGCCGCTGGTGTAAAGCAAGCATATAAAATCATagttccttttctttcttttttcggTGAAACAAGTGATTCCGCCATTAAACAAAATAGACCACTTCAATTATGAAAGTTCCCCTCCAGGAAAAAACATCATATGAACATACATAGTGTTATTTTATAGGGCAAGGAAACTGCTAAAGAATTATTACGTTTCTAGCAGGAGAGTGAGACGTATCTAACTTGtaaaatgcaatttttttggaAGAGGAATGCATCTCATTAGCTTCTTTACTGAACAGAAACAGAACTATCGAGCCAATCATTCCAACGTACCAGTTCCCTGAGTGTCCAATCAGTAGAGAGAACCAACCTTGTAAACAATGTCAGCAGTCTTCCGAATGTCCCAGCACAATATGCAAGGGTCCTAAAAGAAATTTGAGATGAACTTGGTCAAACATATGTCTAACACAACATGCATGCATGACAGGATACTAGCATACACGTGACGATTGACAAGAATTGAGTCCGAAGAGGAAAGGATCAAATTTTAGATCATAAATAGATAAGTGaaggaaatcaacaagtagCAGACATGCCTTTCAGCTGACACGCACAAAGTTTCTATTTCTCTGGATGAAGGAAATGAAAACAgatcttattttaaaattattactcAAGTTTACAAACTATACACTAAAAAGTCGAGGTAGAAGTTGAAAAgattgatacttgagccttacGAGTTGTTAGATGTTAAAGTGAGTGTTTTGACGTCTCTATAGGGACAGGTGGTCAATTATACATTCGCCTGGAGTCGAGGCTGCTCAAAGTTCATTTTTATAGGATTAAATTCTTGAAAACTGGTCCCGAGCAAAGGATCTGGTGGCAGAGGAGACAGTCCTGGACTAAAAGATAGCATGCCAGAACCATGATTTTCAGTCTGTTAATTGAAATCCATAAGATGATCGTCTTCATCCAGAATGTCCTTGGATAATGAAGATTTTTCTGAATCTCCTGTAAAATTATGACTCCGCAATGCCTTGCTCTGAGTTTTGCACCAGGAGAagttctcaaaatatatttccttGGCCTTGCCTCTAGGAGACCTTTGATTTAAGACCTGGTTGACATCATCAGctacttcaaattcaaaatcataatcatcTTCAAGGCGATTTTGTTTAGTTCTGTAGTAACTTTTTTCAAACTTAATATCTTCATCACTAGCAAAAGATGATCCATCACGTATAAGGCTTCTGTGCTCCGCATAAATGGTTTCCTTCACTCATGCATCACATTTGAACTGTCATCACGTTCAAGAGACTCCCTAAATGAGGCATCCTCCATTGATCTGCCAGCTACAATAGACTCATCCTCCCATCCTGAACCTAACAGGCAGTGTGATTTACAACTGAAGCTAGCTGAAGCACTGAATTTTTTATCCAGGAAATCATCCTACAGGGAATGGAATGTGAAGTGGACAAAGCCACATGTACATACAACATCAAATACAATGAAACATAAGTGATGTTGCATAAAAATGTTGAGTTCAATAGCTCTCACCGACAAAGTTACTTCCAGTCCAGAGATTCGCGACAGTATCCTCAATAAAGAGAAGGACGGGCCAATCCTACAAGTAACATTAAAGAACCAACCAGTCACCATAAGATATTCTAGAAAAACACAACAAAATAACTTTATCAGATTAAGACAATAAGTGACATGTTCTAATAGACAAACAAAAACCACACCACTCCCCACCtacccttttttttcctttgtggTGATAACGTTAAAACAGGGGAGTCAGTTAAGTGGGTTTCAATTCAAACACATTATTCAGAGAACATGACACGACATTTAAGCAAGAACATAAACAAGATTCCACATAAGAAAGATTAGGGCTAATTAAATGAAGGAATGAATACGAGAGCTAGTTAGTGTCAATGGACTAACCTGTTGAAGAAATTCTAACAGATCCACATCAGTTAGATTAACGCCCAAAATACACAGATCCTATAGTATTAAGAAAACAACCATTTTCTTATGAAACACATGCAAAAGAATCTTGTTAGCTAGTGGAGTATTTCATAAACATGAATGATATCATGAATAGTTTTCTGAAATAAGTTGGAAGCTATTCGATTTTCCAGGCCTCAAAATTCAAAAGGAGAGAACCTCTAGCATTGTCTTGTAATTGATGGTAttagaacaaaaaaaattccCTTAGAAGTAACAATTCAAATTCACTCGCTATAATCAAcccaattaaaaataaaatggaccTTAAGAGACAATGTGCACAAATGACACTTGAAAGCCTTAAACCCTCAAAAATCCTTCTTGCTTTCAACAAGATGGAGCACAGAGCTGATATAAACTGCGGTATTGACACCTCAGAATGGAATAACTAGACTGAGAAGAAGTGCTTGTCATGCTTTATTTTCCAGACTAAGGAAGACATATATCCTTCAGAGGGAGGAACATGATCGctaaagagaataagctctaaaGTGTAATAAAAGGTTCAAGAATGTAGGCGAGCAATCTCTCCCAGCCCTTGTGTATTTACTATACAGTGTAGCCTTATTCCCAATAATTCCTAATCTCAATTCTTATTTCCTATTAGTTGATGTCACTTCATAATCCTGTATTACCAACTACAATTAGTACTATATTACCTTACCCTTATAAGACTGATTTGAAAATGGTTTACATGTACTTACCTTTTTGAATGTATAATATGACAGAGACAAGTATTAGAGAATGTTACCGCAACAAGTGTGACAGAAGTTGGCTGCTTGTGAATCAGATTTATGTTCCCGCTTTAACCAAAACATATAACTTCATGCTAGAGTTAGGTTCAACTTCAATGAATGTTgcaaaatttagtggaatagaATTTCAGGTAAATGGCAATTTTACCAAGTTCCATACTCTGGTTGTGATGAAAATGAAAATCTAAACAAAGATCCGTAACTTACCAGGTAAATGATTTTGAAGCTTGAGAATGAATGTTGCAGATCCAAGTTCCAACCCCAGTTTTGAATTTGGTCGGCATAGTATGGTCAAAGACTCAAAAATCAATGTTACCTATTATAAAGAGTTTCAAGTCTTCCCCACAAGACAAGAAGCACAAGGCAAATCTATTTCTCATTAGATGACCATAAACGTACCAATTCTTGCTTGGAATCAAGAAAGGTTGTTGTCCTCTTTTGTCCAGATAGGACCTGATAATTCACTTAAGTTAGAAACTCTACATTGAGACGACACATCAATGAGTTTTTAGATAGCCATTACCTTCTCACGCCGTTCTTCCAAACGAATTCGCTCATCTATGCTGCAGAACATGACAATGAGTGTAATGCTCAACGAAGATAAATGCTAGAATCAAACAAAAGATCATAATCCTTGACTATGTAAAAAGGGACGCACATTTATTTTGACATGGGCCTCAGTTTCTACATAAGAATATACTCCACCAGACGGTCACAAAGTGATGGAACAAAAGATAAAGCACCCTATATCACTCTCTTTCTCTTCAGTAATATCACAAAATTGCAATACAAAAGAGTAAGACATTATTTGATTAAAGTTAGTCATGCAGGGAATACTTATGTTGTGATAATAATGTAAAAACTGTTCTGCAAGATTATATATGCAAACCAAAAGAACAATCGGATCAGAGTACAGCTTTAGAAGTAAAGTAagtaaatcaatattttttacatGTTTGACTTTGAGAAAACTAAAAATGCTTGGAATGCA
The sequence above is a segment of the Solanum dulcamara chromosome 11, daSolDulc1.2, whole genome shotgun sequence genome. Coding sequences within it:
- the LOC129872051 gene encoding probable beta-D-xylosidase 6, whose amino-acid sequence is MPEPNSELGLNLQHPFSSFRIIYQELNLIHKHPTSVTLLAVTKQDMEDTFQPPFRSCIQQGKASCLMCSCNSVNGVPTCADEELLDKVRTDWGFDGYITSDCDSVATIYEYQNYTKTPEEAVAVALKAGTNINCGKYMLRHMKSAFQQGNVLEEDLDRALQYLFSIQFRLGLFDGNPAKGQFAKFGPQDVCTSNNLNLALDAARQGIVLLKNDQKFLPLDKRSISTLAIVGPMANVSSPGGTYTGFPCKLKSIHERFHRHINRTLHAAGCLDVGCNSTAGFPDAISIAKEADYVIVVAGLDLSQEREGHGRYSLLLPGYQTNLVTTLAAVSKKPIILVLTGSGPVDVSFAEKDPRITSILWVAYPGETGGKALSEIVFGYQNPGGKLPITWYLESFTKVPMTDMNMRSNPANGYPGRTYWFYTGDPLYGFGHGLSYTSFSSQLLSAPNRLSLSLAKSNWKRSILAQERSRLGYIPVDEVPSCSLSKFFIHIDVANDGDMDGSHVLLLFSRVPQNIQGAPQKQLVGFDRVHVPACKSVQTSLLVDPCEFLSFANDQGNRILALGEHTLILDDIEHIVSIEM